The Lycium ferocissimum isolate CSIRO_LF1 chromosome 8, AGI_CSIRO_Lferr_CH_V1, whole genome shotgun sequence DNA segment TATATTTACGTCagttaacaataaaaataaatcagaaATAGATAGAAAAAGACGGGGTCATATAAAAGGGCAACTTACACAAATACTAGGAAATAAGTATTAAATTATAAAATGtacaactatttttttattttcaaaatctacaacataTAACTTATAAATGAGTAAAGGAAAAATCTTTAGATGGtaaatttcatataaataaGGTAACTAAATGAGTAGAGGAGAAAAATCTATAGATATGGTCAATTTCATATTAATATGTAATtaattttgatagtttttattttttccttcatcTAAGTAATTTGTCCCTATAGATTCTCCTTTCCTACCTAAAACATTATCTCAAACCCTAAAAATACTCCATTAAACGCTACAAATACTCAGACGTACAACTCATACACTCCATCTTCATCGCAAATTCAATTCAATATTCTATTGTACTCTTTCTTGTTTCATTGTGGGATTCTTGTTTCATGTACTCTAAGAAAGATGGCGAATATAAAAAACATTGATTCAATATAATGGTGTGTGGCAAACCGATCGAAGGTATGTAAAATTTGATGCAGACGGAATTTTGATCAATTCGTGCATCAATTTTGAAGAATTGGTCACGATAATATCAAACAAGATTAAAAGTGATACAGGTAGAAAGTTGATCGAAATCAGGTACATAATTCAAGAAGGGTGCCCTCCAATTTCTATATCTAATGATATAAGTGTACAATTGCAcgttgatttgaagttgaaacaTCCAGAAATCACTTCATATCTGTTATGCATAATGTTCAAGGAAAGCAGTGTTGAGAAGGGAATTTATTATGTAAACAGTACTGCAATGTCTTCACATGACAATGATATACCATACTGGAAAATGGAGAAGATTTTGATGGTGTTCATTCTACTCCTAATGGTATAATTCGAAACCCGTTACATCAAAATTTTGAGGAAGGCCAATTATACCAAGACACTCTTCTCAGTATTATAAAACGCTACGcaatacataaattttttcaaTTCAGAGTGCGCAGTTCATGTACAAAAAGGTATATCTTCTCCGGGTAATGTCGTAATATATTTATACTCAACTTGCAGAAAATTTTTGTTGCATATATAGTAAACCGTATATATGAGTTTTGAAATGCTTTGTGAATTAGGTCAGTGGGTTGACATTAGGTTAGATGGAGTCAAGCAAGATACTATAATCTCCTATTTAACATAGCAATTTAATTGTTTTGCCAATTTTATTGAACACTCCTTTAACAGGGGAGTGCCATATTCGAAGAAGTACAACAAATTAGCCCCGGCATTAGATTTGGAGTCACACAAATCAAGGAGAAGTGTTGGTTTTTTGCACTAGAGTACAGTGGTGAAGCCCTTTGTAATACGGTATGCCGATTCATATTGGGGATTACAAATAATATATTAATCATACACTATATATTTCTTAGTATTAAGTAATATAGTTCCTAAGTATTAGAATTCGTTTATATTAGaacaatatatattatatatctttTTAATATAGTACTCCGTataatgttttaaaaataattatattcttTAAATTACAACACATTGATGTCATATTTTACTATTTGCGGAAGAAGGGCAAATACGGATGTGAGGTACAAGTAAACTTCACCACAACTGATTGTTTGTTTGGAGATAAGATAAAAggtatttatcaaaaatttctTCTGGCGACGAATAGAAAGTTTGTGATTAGTGGTAAGCATAGAATTGCTGATTACATTGAAGGTTATTACATGCTATGCAACAAGGCGTGGTATACTGTCGACTACGTACTTTTCCTGATTAATCCTTTAAATGCATGTAATAACCTTCAATGTAATCAACAATTCTATGCTTGCCACTAATCACAGACTTTTTGTTCGTCGCCAGAAGGAATTTTTGATAAATACCTTTTATCTTATCGCCAAACAAACAATCAGTTGTGGTGAAGTTTACTTGTACATCACGTCCGTATTTGCCCTTCTTCCACAAATAGTAAAATATGATATCAATGTGCTGTATTTAaagaatataattatttttaaaatattatactatattaaaaagatattatatatatatatatatatatatatatatatatatatatatatatatatatatatgttcaaataTTTGCAAATTCTAATACTTAGGAACTATATTACTTAATACTAAGaaatatatagtatattatTACTTAATACTAAGaaatatatagtatatgattaatatattttttgtaatcCCCAAGTGAATCGGCATACCGTATTAAAAGAGCTTCACCACGGTACTCTAGTGCAAAAAACCAACACTTCTCCTTGATTTGTGTGACTGCAATCAAATGCCGGGGCTAATTTGTTGTACTTCTTCGAATTTGGCGCTCCCCTGTTGAAGGAGTGTTCAATAAAATTGGTAAAACAATTAAATTTCTCTGTTACATAGGAGATTATAGTATCATACTTGACTCCATCTAACGCAATATCAACCCACTGGCCGAAGTCACAAAGCATTTCAAAACTGATTTCTTCAGTAATACTTGCTTCAAATGGAAGCTTAACAGTTGCTGTAGAATCGTTCTGCATATCTTGAACTGCAAGATGACCGGAATCAAAGTCACTCACATATGGTGAGTTACAAATAGGTGCGCGACGTCCTATCTTCGACACTAATATCGGTGTGATATTACTAGGCACAAATTGAGTGAACGGCGTAATTTGAGACTCTGGTACTTCAACGGCCTGCTGAGACTCCCTAAATTCCGCCCACTTTCGCTGCACTACCATTTCTCCAACTGCCacacaataatcataatatgggCACAAAATATTCAGTAAATTtacttaagaaattcattaatatatttattacaaacaaaataatgtattaaaAAATACAAGTCCCcataatatatagtatacaaataatatatatttgtacTATATAAACATACCAGAAGCCTTGTCCATATCGTTGCATTATATAGTAGTGACATAAGCATCAGTGACTTCACGagattcttctttttcatcattAATGTTCTTAGcaagatcatcaacaacacGTGTCCTTTTTGTTCATGATTGGGATgcattttaaaatttgaattgatATTACCATCCTTAATGCTTTGTCTAATCTCATCACCATCACAACCATCACCACTTTCACATTATTGTAACTGCACAAAATATAATTAAACTgtacaaaataaagaaagaagtaAAATTAGTACATGGAACTGTCACATTTTCAATAAAATTCTAGCATTTAATACCTTTCTGATCTGGTCCTCTCTTCTTGGTTCTTCTTGTTTATCTCAAGAGCTTTAAGAAGCTTATCAAATTTGTCCTGCAATAACTCTTTGATCTAATGAAATATAACACATAGTTTAGAAAAATTGGTGACAATATCATTTAGGATCTGTAAAATTAATGACAATACGCATGTATCATATCGTTCTAATTTCTTTCTTCAGCTCATCTTTACCTTCAAAAAGCCTTTTTAAACATAGCATCACTTGACTAGAAATCGCCTCTGTTTTTTAGTTGTTTGCCAATTATATGATACGGAGGAGAtgcaaaatcatcatcaactgTCAACTTTTTTACCATAAATTTCATCAAATACCTCCCTTTCCTTTCCGAATACTTTCCCCTTCACACTCTGCTTCCCAATTCTCTTCTCCTGCTCGTTCTCAatttgatttatattttttttttccttcacctCTTCATTCACACTCTCCTTCTCGAGATTATGACCAGCAATATTCTCCTTCTCTATCGCTTTCTCCTTTGTGTCCTCATTCTTGAACTTTTTATCAACAAAAGACCCGTTCTTCATCAATTTCTCCTTTTCCAATTCCATAAGATAAATAGTCTTCAAATATAACTACAAAAGACAATGATAtattatatacgtatataccaATGTTATATAAGTTATACAAGATTAAATAATATAGTAATTAGTATACTAATCAGATATTTCTATTTAATAAGATTTGAGCAATATACAGCATATACATGTTAATAattttggggtggggggggggtgggggggggggggaatgtaCCTTATTGTTTTTCATCTTCGCTACGTATTTGAAACTTCCTTGTATGTTGGTTTGTCAACAACTTTCCATCCAAGCATGCCGGGTACTTTTTCCTCCACCTGCAAAGAAATTTTTGATTTAACCCTTGACATTCATAAAACCAAAACTGAAACGCCAATGGAAAACCACCAATCCTGTACATTTTAGGATTTCCTCTCAGCTTGTCCTtcatatattccaaagtggCTCTAAACACTTCTTTGCCCTAGGGATAGTGGTTATATTCACCTTTCTCCACAATGTCTAAATAAGCCCTCTCAACGGCCTTATCTTTTACATTCGAAAACAAAAAagtatacaaaaaaaaagaactgaGATCTTTAAGGCATCTTCATCAGTCCTCCATCTTCTCCGTTTGAAGCACTCATCAATGCAGAATTTATCTATCTTTTCATGATCATCAAAACATCTCACAACCAACTGATTGTCCGAATCAGGATCATGACGATTCACAGCATCACCACTACAATTTAAACCAGTTACTAATGCGAACTCCTCCAACTCAAACGCAGCGTGACACCATTCAATTCAACCCATAACTCATTATGGTTCTCCTGATACACATCCCTCAACAACAAGTAACGAATTAATTGATTTTGTACAACTTTTTTCATGTGAAGAAAATGGCCAAAACATGTATTCCTGAACATGTCCAACTGTATAGATTATAAATTTTCCttcaaatcatctaaaatattTACATTTATGTAGACACTAGGATTTGACGTGATATCACCAGGCTTCTTCACGTATAAATCCCAAATCTGCGGAACATCACAAGTTTAATTCtagcataaaatatatattacgcACCATTAAGCTAAAACAGTCCAATGATATGTTTCAGTATATATTTTAGAAGTTACTGTATGCATATGACCAATAATATATGAATGAATAATATGAAGGCAATAATATTAAGTATACGTGACATAAACACTatacatataccatatataCTAAACATGTACCTTTAAGCCGTCTTTTGAAGGTTTTTCCACTTTCCCTTTAAATTTAGCCTTCAAACATAGGTAGTGCTAATTTGACATATATTTAACACAATATACTACTccatactatatatatgcatatatgtgcaTCGATATACTGTATAAGTTAAGCAAAGTGCATTGATATACTATATGAGTTAAGCATATCAGTGCATCgatattgtaaatattttatgaaatacattaatatataaatacctTTGATTCTTGAGATCTTAGGATTCCCTACTTCATCATTGCCGGAAACTTGAAAGTGAAATCACTAGACAATGAGAGGAAAAAGGAAGGAATGTTCTCTGTAAGGGCTCATATGGAAGAGGCACAAATTtgtaaaataaatttagttcctCTCATTGTTAGGGTGAACACATTAAtatgaaggaaaagaagaaaattattctTGGGATTTTGAGGATTTTGTATGGAAAAATACCCAATAGTAAGGGAAAAGAAGAGATTCATTTTGGGATTCTTGGAATTTAAGGATTTTGTACGGTACTAATCttacatgatatttatatttcctctatattgatattttaggaatgtaAAAAGATGTATCTGtataattaaaaagttaaaattttgaacaAGTAGTATTTCTGTAATATTAGAAAGTAATTGTAATCTctttaattaccattttaaaaAGTTATATTTGTATGAGTTTTCCCCTACTGCATAAAATCAGGAGCACTTGTCTTGGATCACTAGGCCTGTGTTGGGTTGAATGAAGTAGGCCTCATATCTCCattcttcacttcaacacaTTTGACTGTAACCTTTTGCAAGAAGACAATCCATTTACAAGATGAGTTTAAGTTTGGTGCACCGTCAGTGTATCATTCTTTTATACCATCAGGTAACATTAACTTGCTATAGTAggttgctaatttttttttcttaatttttattatttaggctttggtttttcttttatccctcctctctctcttccctTCAAATCCTGCGTTATCATCACCCCAAATAGTCGCATCCGCATTCAGTCTCTTTGCCTATGTTTCTCTTTCAAACACATCTCTGATTTGTTCTAaatgtgaaaagaaaaattattctaAATGTTGATTCACAACTAAAATAACAAATTCACAAACACTTGTTGAAAAGTAATAGACTTATTTAAAGCTTTCCAttgttattttattcatttataataaaatttcaattcTTAGAACTCCATCTCAGCAATCTGAATATACAATAACCTCTTAAGATACTCGTAGACGaaaaagaattcaaaatttGTTAAAGAGAATTTAGCATTAAACAAGAAAGAAGCTCCCCAAGGTTCACAAATCATGAGGTGTTGAAGTATCACTTGTTAAATCATTCATAATGTCTGAAGAGTTAACTATTTACTCCAGCAAAGCAATGATCTtgagaaaaatgataaaaacCCAAAATTGTAAACAATGTCGGAGGAGGAAATAATTTGGTTAATTATCAGCAAAATTAGGGAATATATTTGGTTAGAGTACACGTAGGATTCAACTTTCCTTAATGTTATTTACTCTTTAGTAAATTATAAGGTAAACAACTTACTTAAGAAAGTTACAGTATTTACCTTTATGATTAGCTGATGGTGtaaaaaatttgagagaaagGATAAAATTGGCTAATGAATATTTTCTCTTTGAGTTTTGACCAAACTCAACCAAATAGTGATCTACGGATTTTTCTTTCGATCAATTTCAACACCGAAAATTCACGTTTCTTTAGAATCTTGTTTTTGccaatatattattattttttaagtataTTAAAATCTAGTTtctatacatcatattgtaaaTAAGAGGATTCTATTGGGTTTTTAAGTGTTggtgaatgggaaatggagggGAAAAATATGgagggaaaataaaaaaatttaattgttccTTTATTGCTTTTTGGATGAAACATTTCTACCACATTAGTAGTGGAAAAGAAAGTTCTTGTGCTTATATAGAGAAGCATATCTTCTAGCTCATAAAGAGTTGAGAGGAGGACTtcccctcgcgccgtcgtcgtcgctcggctTCGGTCAAATGATACCAAATTTATTTAATGTTTAATTATTTAATCAttattaagtttccaaaatctgaccttttaaatatttaatttttgcggaattatttaaatatttaattttttgcgGAATTAATTAATCCTCCATTTCTGAAAGGTTGCAACTTTTGAGTTGCACCTTTTCACTAAACCTGATCAATGGCTATATAAATCTGGTCAGTCCTCAGTTTTTTCCTTATGAAAATTCtgatcttctctcttctttcttgcacTAAAATTTCTCGTGTGATACTGCCTTCGAGTGGTTCGCTGTTCACCGGCCTTTTAGTTACCGATACTCATGTGAGTAAAATCATTCTATCCTGTGAGGATATATTCCAAAACCTCGGGTACTTGAgaggaataatttccttaaggacacactgtgCATTCAGTGGGTTCGATTTCATTCCTATATTGTTTTCTGATTTTTCCAGTTTTCAGTTTAGTTTCTGTTTTCTGTTTTTCCAGTTTTCCGTTTCAGGAAATTTTTCCCAACTTACTGTTTCAAAGTATTTTTGCAATACAGATTTGTAACAGATTCTACCTAACTTTTCTTAAATTCTCATAGTTTGTGTCTAAATATTGAATGTAAATACTGGTAGGCTGTTTATTTCTGTGCAGTTAGGACTGAGGAGGTACGGCATTATACCCCTAATTTCATGTATTAtagtttgtttttatttattaatttacaAGTTTAGATAATTAGATCAACGTCACTTCTTTCTGGACAGATATAACTAAAAAGAATATTTAGCACATTTATTTAACTTTAAAGTAAGATTAGCAGCAGTTCAATTTCAACAAGACagaaaaagagttattaattGTCGAGTGTCAAAAATCTATAAGTAGTAGAATTAAATTTGTAATAAAGGCGTCCAAACAATATTATAATTCGCAACAATGTGCAGCTTCCTAATTTTAGATTCTCAACTcttatatttagaaaattatataagaaaaacataattattcatttatattgttcaaaaatatatt contains these protein-coding regions:
- the LOC132066095 gene encoding uncharacterized protein LOC132066095, which produces MDKASVGEMVVQRKWAEFRESQQAVEVPESQITPFTQFVPSNITPILVSKIGRRAPICNSPYVSDFDSGHLAVQDMQNDSTATVKLPFEASITEEISFEMLCDFGQWVDIALDGVKYDTIISYVTEKFNCFTNFIEHSFNRGAPNSKKYNKLAPAFDCSHTNQGEVLHIDIIFYYLWKKGKYGRDVQVNFTTTDCLFGDKIKGIYQKFLLATNKKSVISGKHRIVDYIEGYYMHLKD